Proteins encoded together in one Halanaerobiales bacterium window:
- a CDS encoding aspartate/glutamate racemase family protein: MKTIGLIGGMSWESSLEYYRLVNEFTKEKLGKKHSAKCLMYSVDFAEIEKMQHEGKWELLKEKMINYAKNLKKGGADFIVICTNTMHKMADDIENEIDIPLLHIADAAAHSIIEHDLEKVALLGTKFTMERDFYKDRLKEHGIEVIIPWEEEREIVHNTIYNELIDGLILEKSKTKFKKIINNLYARGAEGVVLGCTEIPLLVKNEDSPIPVFDTTNLHAKAAVEFAIENK, encoded by the coding sequence ATGAAAACTATTGGTTTAATTGGTGGAATGAGTTGGGAATCCTCTCTAGAATATTATCGACTTGTTAATGAATTTACAAAAGAAAAACTTGGGAAAAAACATTCAGCAAAGTGTCTTATGTATTCAGTAGATTTTGCTGAAATTGAAAAAATGCAGCATGAGGGAAAATGGGAACTTTTAAAAGAAAAAATGATAAATTATGCTAAAAATTTAAAAAAAGGTGGAGCAGATTTCATTGTGATTTGTACAAACACAATGCATAAGATGGCAGATGATATTGAAAATGAAATAGATATTCCGTTGTTACATATTGCTGATGCTGCAGCGCATTCTATCATTGAACATGATTTAGAAAAAGTTGCTTTACTTGGTACTAAATTTACAATGGAAAGAGATTTTTATAAGGATAGATTAAAAGAACATGGTATTGAAGTTATTATTCCCTGGGAAGAAGAAAGAGAAATAGTGCATAATACTATTTACAATGAATTAATTGATGGTTTGATTTTGGAAAAATCAAAAACAAAATTTAAAAAAATCATAAATAATCTATATGCAAGAGGAGCAGAGGGAGTAGTTTTAGGTTGTACTGAAATTCCTTTATTAGTAAAAAATGAAGATAGTCCGATTCCTGTTTTTGACACTACAAATTTACATGCAAAGGCTGCAGTGGAGTTTGCAATAGAAAATAAATAA
- a CDS encoding glycoside hydrolase family 65 protein, translating into MDNYFRYDEWKIIEDGFDPEKNQITESIMSLGNGHMGLRGNFEEGYSGESLQGTYIAGVYYPDKTRVGWWKIGYPEYYAKVLNATNFIGIKVKINGKKLDLAKMDVEQFKRILNMKKGYLDREFVIKDFQGRKTKVKARRFLSSVDREIAVVTYSLKPLNHNAKVELTPFLDGTITNEDANYDEVFWDEIEKNADKYKAYLNMRTKKSDFHVSTAMKFELNKNPDKIETFQKEKYVENKVNLMINENEEITINKYIAVTTNRDYDDKNLVQESLDRVSYAYNKGVEQLFDEHIQRWQEHWDESDIEINGDVAAQQGIRFNIFQLNQTYTGHDPRLNIGPKGFTGEKYGGSTYWDTEAFCFPFYLNTTDDSIARNLLLYRYNHLEKAIDNADKLDLDGALYPMVTMNGEECHNEWEITFEEIHRNAAIAYAIYNYVNNTGDKSYLADYGFEVITQIARFWADRVNYNPRKNKYMILGVTGPNEYENNVHNNWYTNRMAAWTLGYALEVKEYLFKNNKIRHDELVEKLGLKEKEIDKWQDIKENMYYPYVDSLEVFEQQDGYMDKELKTRADLDKNDLPLNQNWSWDRILRSCYVKQADVLQGLYFLGDEYDQDTKKRNFDFYEPKTVHESSLSPCIYSIIASEIGYKERAYELYLRTARLDLENYNNDTEDGLHITSMAGTWMAIVQGFAGMRVKDDKLSFSPYLPAEWDDYSFKINFRNRILTIQVFEDKVKITKEKGKEIAIIINEDEFTLTNKPLTVNLSK; encoded by the coding sequence ATGGATAATTATTTTAGATATGATGAATGGAAGATTATTGAAGATGGTTTTGATCCGGAAAAAAATCAAATTACTGAGAGTATAATGAGTTTAGGTAATGGTCATATGGGACTTAGAGGAAATTTTGAAGAAGGGTATAGTGGCGAGAGTTTACAGGGAACCTATATAGCCGGTGTCTATTATCCAGATAAGACACGTGTTGGTTGGTGGAAAATTGGGTATCCTGAATATTATGCAAAAGTATTAAATGCAACTAATTTCATTGGTATTAAAGTTAAAATTAATGGTAAAAAACTTGATTTAGCAAAAATGGATGTAGAACAATTCAAGAGAATATTAAATATGAAAAAGGGATATTTAGATCGAGAATTTGTGATAAAAGATTTTCAGGGAAGAAAAACTAAAGTTAAAGCTAGAAGATTTTTAAGTAGTGTTGATAGAGAAATCGCAGTAGTTACTTATAGTTTAAAACCATTGAATCACAATGCTAAAGTTGAATTAACACCTTTTCTTGATGGGACTATTACCAATGAGGATGCAAATTATGATGAGGTTTTCTGGGATGAAATTGAAAAAAATGCAGATAAATATAAGGCTTATTTGAATATGAGAACCAAGAAATCTGATTTTCATGTAAGTACTGCTATGAAATTTGAATTAAATAAAAATCCTGATAAAATTGAGACTTTTCAAAAAGAAAAATATGTTGAAAATAAAGTAAATTTAATGATAAATGAAAATGAAGAAATAACTATTAATAAATATATTGCAGTAACAACTAATAGAGATTATGATGATAAAAATTTAGTACAGGAATCTTTAGATAGAGTGAGTTATGCTTATAATAAAGGTGTAGAACAACTTTTTGATGAACATATTCAAAGATGGCAGGAGCACTGGGATGAAAGCGATATTGAAATAAATGGAGATGTAGCAGCTCAACAGGGAATAAGATTTAATATTTTTCAATTGAATCAAACTTATACCGGACATGATCCAAGATTAAATATTGGTCCTAAAGGTTTTACAGGCGAAAAATATGGAGGAAGTACTTATTGGGATACTGAGGCTTTTTGTTTTCCTTTTTATTTAAATACTACTGATGATAGTATTGCTCGTAATTTATTGCTTTATAGGTATAATCATTTAGAAAAAGCAATAGATAATGCTGATAAATTAGATTTAGATGGTGCACTTTATCCTATGGTAACAATGAATGGTGAAGAGTGTCATAATGAATGGGAAATTACTTTTGAAGAAATCCATCGTAATGCAGCTATTGCCTATGCTATCTATAATTATGTAAATAATACTGGGGATAAAAGTTATTTAGCTGATTATGGATTTGAAGTAATAACTCAAATAGCCAGATTCTGGGCTGATAGGGTAAATTATAATCCACGTAAAAATAAATATATGATTCTTGGGGTAACAGGACCTAATGAATATGAAAATAATGTTCATAATAATTGGTATACTAATCGAATGGCAGCCTGGACTTTAGGATATGCACTTGAAGTAAAAGAATATCTTTTCAAAAATAATAAAATTCGTCATGATGAATTAGTGGAAAAATTAGGTTTAAAAGAAAAAGAAATTGATAAATGGCAGGATATCAAAGAAAATATGTATTATCCTTATGTTGATTCACTTGAAGTGTTTGAACAACAGGATGGTTATATGGATAAAGAATTAAAAACAAGAGCAGATCTGGATAAAAACGATTTACCTTTAAATCAAAATTGGTCCTGGGATAGGATTTTAAGATCCTGTTATGTGAAACAGGCAGATGTTTTACAGGGTTTATATTTTCTTGGAGATGAGTATGATCAAGATACTAAAAAAAGAAATTTTGATTTTTATGAACCGAAAACAGTCCATGAATCATCATTATCTCCCTGTATCTATTCTATAATTGCTTCTGAAATTGGATATAAGGAAAGAGCCTATGAGCTTTATTTAAGAACAGCTAGGTTGGACTTAGAAAACTATAATAATGATACTGAAGATGGTCTCCATATCACAAGTATGGCAGGGACCTGGATGGCAATAGTACAAGGTTTTGCTGGAATGAGAGTTAAAGATGATAAGCTGAGTTTTTCTCCTTATTTACCAGCTGAATGGGATGATTATTCGTTTAAAATAAATTTTAGAAATAGAATTTTAACAATTCAAGTTTTTGAAGACAAAGTAAAAATTACTAAAGAAAAAGGGAAAGAAATAGCTATTATTATTAATGAAGATGAATTTACATTAACTAATAAACCCTTAACAGTCAATTTGTCTAAATAA